One window from the genome of Natronomonas pharaonis DSM 2160 encodes:
- a CDS encoding VC_2705 family sodium/solute symporter: protein MNIAALAATLAMLPLQVEEALLPEGLDIGFKLLPAIIVIVMMLSFLAVGFFFKVANTDDMWVAGRSIGNVENGMAIGANWMSAASYLGMAALIALDGVYGLAFVVGWTTGYFILLIFMAAQMRRFGKYTAPDFVGDRFNSDTARAIAAITTFLIGFVYALGQARGMGLVGMYILGDINNVVPIPGLDAYQAMMVLFMIVTIAYLSLSGMLGATKNMALQYVILIVAFLVGLLATGWAAGFSTVLPQLEYGQLIGDLSAEFSEPFATHSYYLWVATCFSLIFGTCGLPHVLVRFYTVENERVARWSCTWGLFFIALLYLSAPAFAAFGTALYADQVGAVYGDPGMTAAAADVIVVLAAQLANLPTWFVGFVAAGGIAAAVATTAGLFIAASSAISHDIYANIINEDATQRQQVIVGRLSIVAIGVLSIAFALDPQAPIAALVSFAFALAAIVLFPMFFLGLWWEKTNRQGALAGMSTGIVLWFIPMLNEGQFGLVNGGAGWGIEVLSTWMPAIGSALIGVPIVFAVTIVVSLVTEDPPKKTKMMVRQCHSPDPMGKDVTAAEVVERRMEERGDAPADD from the coding sequence ATGAATATCGCAGCACTCGCCGCGACGCTCGCGATGCTCCCGCTGCAGGTCGAAGAGGCGCTACTGCCGGAAGGGCTTGACATCGGGTTCAAGCTCCTGCCCGCGATTATCGTCATCGTGATGATGCTGTCGTTCCTCGCGGTCGGGTTCTTCTTCAAGGTGGCCAACACCGACGACATGTGGGTCGCCGGCCGCTCTATTGGGAACGTCGAAAACGGGATGGCAATCGGTGCCAACTGGATGTCGGCCGCATCGTACCTCGGTATGGCCGCCCTCATCGCCCTCGATGGTGTCTACGGGCTGGCCTTCGTCGTCGGCTGGACGACCGGGTACTTCATCCTGCTCATCTTCATGGCGGCGCAGATGCGGCGGTTCGGGAAGTACACCGCACCCGACTTCGTCGGCGACCGGTTTAACTCCGACACCGCACGCGCTATCGCCGCAATCACGACGTTCCTTATCGGCTTCGTGTACGCGCTCGGACAGGCCCGCGGCATGGGTCTCGTGGGGATGTACATCCTCGGCGACATCAACAACGTCGTTCCGATTCCCGGCCTCGATGCCTACCAAGCGATGATGGTGCTGTTCATGATTGTCACCATCGCCTACCTGTCGCTTTCGGGCATGCTCGGCGCGACGAAGAACATGGCGCTGCAGTACGTCATCCTCATCGTCGCGTTCCTCGTTGGGCTGTTGGCGACCGGTTGGGCCGCCGGCTTCTCGACGGTGCTGCCGCAGCTCGAGTATGGGCAACTCATCGGTGACCTCAGCGCCGAGTTCTCCGAACCGTTCGCAACACACAGTTACTACCTCTGGGTTGCGACCTGTTTCAGCCTCATCTTCGGTACCTGTGGACTGCCACACGTGCTCGTCCGGTTCTACACGGTCGAAAACGAGCGGGTCGCCCGCTGGTCCTGTACGTGGGGGCTGTTCTTCATCGCGCTGCTGTACCTGAGCGCGCCGGCTTTCGCCGCGTTCGGGACGGCGCTGTACGCCGACCAGGTCGGTGCCGTCTACGGCGACCCCGGCATGACTGCGGCTGCAGCCGACGTGATTGTCGTGCTCGCGGCACAGCTCGCTAACCTCCCGACGTGGTTTGTCGGGTTCGTGGCGGCCGGTGGCATCGCCGCCGCCGTCGCCACGACGGCTGGACTCTTCATCGCCGCGTCGTCGGCGATTTCCCACGACATCTACGCTAACATCATCAACGAGGACGCCACGCAGCGACAGCAGGTCATCGTCGGCCGCCTGAGCATCGTCGCCATCGGTGTGTTGTCGATTGCCTTCGCACTGGACCCGCAGGCACCCATCGCTGCCCTCGTGTCCTTCGCGTTCGCGCTGGCTGCTATCGTGCTGTTCCCGATGTTCTTCCTCGGTCTCTGGTGGGAGAAGACGAACCGGCAGGGCGCACTCGCCGGCATGTCGACCGGTATCGTCCTGTGGTTCATCCCGATGCTCAACGAGGGCCAGTTCGGCCTCGTCAACGGCGGCGCCGGCTGGGGCATTGAGGTGCTCTCGACGTGGATGCCGGCTATCGGGTCGGCACTCATCGGTGTTCCCATCGTCTTTGCGGTCACCATCGTGGTGTCGCTCGTGACCGAGGACCCGCCGAAGAAGACGAAGATGATGGTCCGGCAGTGTCACAGCCCCGACCCGATGGGCAAAGACGTTACGGCAGCCGAGGTTGTTGAACGACGTATGGAGGAACGCGGGGACGCACCCGCTGACGACTAA
- a CDS encoding universal stress protein, protein MYERILIPTDGSKVAKAAVDQAVDIAEKYDAEVHALYVADTDAISYSLGTEQVDRIRQGNFEGMTELREEAKAATGYVAEQAAEHGLESVEHHAGGQPHRLISSYAEDHGIDLVVMGSHGRSGVRRALLGSVTERTLRSTHVPVLVVDYQGTDE, encoded by the coding sequence ATGTACGAACGCATACTCATCCCGACGGACGGAAGCAAAGTTGCGAAGGCCGCAGTCGACCAAGCGGTTGACATCGCCGAGAAGTACGACGCTGAGGTACACGCGCTGTACGTCGCTGACACCGACGCTATCAGCTACAGCCTCGGAACAGAGCAAGTCGACCGCATCCGCCAAGGCAACTTCGAGGGCATGACCGAGCTCCGCGAGGAAGCAAAGGCCGCGACCGGCTACGTCGCCGAACAGGCCGCCGAACACGGCCTCGAATCCGTCGAACACCACGCGGGCGGACAGCCCCACCGGCTGATTTCCAGCTACGCCGAGGACCACGGCATCGACCTCGTCGTGATGGGTAGTCACGGTCGCTCCGGCGTCCGGCGAGCGCTGCTCGGTAGCGTCACCGAACGGACGCTCCGGTCGACGCACGTCCCGGTGCTCGTCGTCGACTACCAAGGCACCGACGAGTAA
- a CDS encoding DEAD/DEAH box helicase, protein MSKQVADVGTLFLHETDGEYAVVARRDGERLFRGRLELKETSAGPRPGRFRVKDGDDDVPRRPEQFVELARRATRIRISEQTSRAGRAELEAMLDGYQLDAKQVRTCRYCAGNGRYSPLTSETAIEADNEHICPDCAKRELEREANYRGLRSGARDRLEELLVEVGDLESVINLLSGDLDPELTKFDEISATTDDIDLVSTDTLDVHPKLQSHIQFDELLPVQSLAVENGLLEGRDQLVVSATATGKTLVGELAGIDRALSGDGKLLFLVPLVALANQKHEDFEEDYGDILDITLRVGASRIRDDGNRFDPGADVIVGTYEGIDHALRTGKDLGDIGTVVIDEVHNLGADERGHRLDGLVSRLKHYCRTNQCDTQWVYLSATVGNAGSLAESLGAQLIEFEERPVPIERHVTFADDREKLDIEDKLVKRAFDTKSSKGYRGQTIVFTNSRRRCHEISRQLAYDSAAYHAGLDYGERKRVERQFGNQDLAAVVTTAALAAGVDFPASQVIFDSLAMGIEWLSVQEFEQMLGRAGRPDYHDKGTVYLLVEPDGAYHNSMEMTEDEVAFKLLKGEMEPVVTRYDETAAIEETLANVVVAGKAAKRLNERMVGDVPTKHAVGKLLKYEFIDGLEPTPLGQAITEHFLKPDEAFVLLDAIRKGTPPYELVAEIELRGEE, encoded by the coding sequence GTGTCAAAGCAGGTCGCCGATGTGGGGACGCTGTTTCTCCACGAGACGGACGGCGAGTACGCTGTTGTCGCCCGCCGCGACGGCGAGCGACTGTTCCGGGGACGGCTGGAGCTCAAGGAGACGAGCGCCGGCCCCCGCCCCGGTCGCTTTCGTGTCAAGGACGGCGACGACGACGTGCCGCGCCGTCCCGAGCAGTTCGTTGAACTCGCCCGCCGCGCGACGCGCATTCGCATTTCCGAACAGACTTCTCGGGCCGGCCGAGCGGAGCTTGAGGCCATGTTGGACGGCTACCAGCTCGATGCCAAGCAGGTCCGGACCTGCCGGTACTGCGCCGGAAACGGTCGGTACTCGCCGCTGACCTCGGAGACGGCCATCGAGGCCGACAACGAGCATATCTGTCCCGACTGTGCCAAACGGGAGCTCGAACGCGAGGCCAACTACCGCGGGCTGCGCTCCGGCGCTCGCGACCGGCTCGAGGAACTGCTCGTAGAGGTCGGCGACCTCGAATCCGTTATCAACCTGCTGTCGGGTGACCTTGACCCGGAGCTGACCAAGTTCGACGAAATCAGCGCGACGACCGACGACATCGACCTCGTGTCGACCGACACGCTCGATGTACATCCGAAGCTGCAGTCGCACATCCAGTTCGACGAGCTACTGCCGGTCCAGAGTCTCGCCGTCGAAAACGGCCTGCTGGAGGGCCGCGACCAGCTGGTCGTCAGCGCCACCGCCACCGGCAAGACGCTCGTCGGCGAGTTGGCCGGCATCGACCGTGCGCTTTCGGGCGACGGCAAGTTGCTGTTTTTGGTGCCGCTTGTCGCTTTGGCGAACCAGAAACACGAGGACTTCGAGGAGGACTACGGCGATATCCTCGATATTACGCTCCGGGTCGGTGCCTCGCGCATCCGCGATGACGGCAACCGGTTCGACCCCGGGGCGGACGTTATCGTCGGCACCTACGAGGGTATCGACCACGCGCTGCGGACCGGCAAGGACCTCGGTGACATCGGGACCGTCGTCATCGACGAGGTCCACAACCTCGGGGCCGACGAACGCGGCCACCGCCTCGATGGACTCGTCTCGCGGCTGAAACACTACTGCCGGACGAACCAGTGTGACACGCAGTGGGTGTATCTGTCGGCGACGGTCGGCAACGCCGGGTCGCTCGCCGAGTCACTCGGCGCACAGCTCATCGAGTTCGAAGAACGGCCCGTCCCCATCGAACGACACGTCACCTTCGCCGACGACCGCGAGAAGCTCGACATCGAGGACAAGCTCGTCAAGCGGGCCTTCGACACCAAATCGTCGAAGGGCTATCGCGGACAGACCATCGTCTTCACGAACTCCCGCCGTCGTTGTCACGAGATATCCCGACAGCTTGCGTACGACTCCGCCGCCTACCATGCCGGCCTCGACTACGGCGAGCGGAAACGCGTCGAACGACAGTTCGGCAATCAGGACCTCGCCGCGGTCGTGACGACGGCGGCCCTTGCGGCTGGTGTCGACTTCCCCGCCTCCCAGGTTATCTTCGACTCGCTGGCGATGGGCATCGAATGGCTCTCAGTACAGGAGTTCGAGCAGATGCTCGGCCGCGCCGGCCGCCCCGACTACCACGACAAGGGGACGGTCTACCTGCTCGTTGAACCCGACGGGGCTTACCACAACTCGATGGAGATGACCGAAGACGAGGTGGCGTTCAAGCTGCTGAAAGGCGAGATGGAGCCGGTCGTCACCCGTTACGACGAGACGGCGGCTATCGAGGAGACGCTGGCGAACGTGGTCGTGGCCGGAAAGGCCGCCAAGCGACTCAACGAGCGGATGGTCGGCGACGTACCGACGAAACACGCCGTCGGGAAACTCCTCAAATACGAGTTCATCGACGGGTTGGAGCCGACGCCGCTCGGCCAGGCGATTACTGAACACTTCCTCAAGCCGGATGAAGCCTTTGTGCTGCTCGATGCGATTCGGAAGGGAACACCACCCTACGAACTCGTTGCGGAAATCGAACTGCGCGGCGAAGAGTGA
- a CDS encoding cupin domain-containing protein, producing the protein MSQPTPLIRRANDVEYDTVDAADGLRKGVLVGPDDGAPTFALRRFVLEAGATVPEHTNEVEHEQYVLEGEYVVGIGDEEHTVSAGDSLLIPAGAVHWYRNEGDAPGAFLCAVPNGDDEIQLVE; encoded by the coding sequence ATGAGCCAGCCAACACCACTCATCAGGCGTGCGAACGACGTCGAGTACGACACCGTCGATGCAGCCGACGGGCTCCGGAAGGGCGTACTCGTCGGCCCCGACGACGGCGCACCGACCTTCGCGCTGCGGCGGTTCGTCCTCGAAGCCGGCGCGACGGTCCCCGAACACACGAACGAGGTCGAACACGAACAGTACGTGCTCGAAGGCGAGTACGTGGTCGGCATCGGCGACGAGGAACACACGGTCTCGGCGGGCGATTCGCTGCTCATCCCTGCCGGGGCCGTCCACTGGTACCGCAACGAGGGCGACGCTCCCGGAGCGTTCCTTTGTGCGGTGCCGAACGGCGACGACGAGATTCAGTTGGTCGAGTAG
- a CDS encoding competence/damage-inducible protein A yields the protein MDAALVTVGDELLAGDTENTNATWLAGRLSDRGVAVKRTLVVPDVRAVIADAVGRYSDAFDAVLVTGGLGRTPDDVTVEAVADAFDRGLVVDEVALADVERTLEAIAGEYPDLEVDAAAEARLPRGSRPLINHAGLSPGCVVDNVYVLPGIPSEMERMFELVAEEFNGDTESRYLYTEEPEANLLDRLEDVRDRFGVAVGCYPDREAGHNRLQLKATDPDALDDAASWLADTLALVDPDDAA from the coding sequence ATGGATGCAGCACTGGTGACCGTCGGCGACGAACTGCTGGCCGGCGACACCGAAAACACCAACGCGACGTGGCTTGCCGGCCGGCTCTCCGACCGCGGCGTCGCCGTCAAGCGAACACTCGTCGTCCCGGACGTGCGCGCGGTCATCGCCGACGCCGTCGGTCGGTACAGCGACGCTTTCGATGCAGTCCTCGTTACCGGCGGTCTCGGCCGGACGCCCGACGATGTGACCGTCGAGGCCGTCGCCGACGCCTTCGACCGGGGGCTCGTCGTCGACGAGGTTGCTCTCGCCGATGTCGAACGAACCCTCGAAGCAATCGCCGGTGAGTACCCTGACCTCGAGGTCGACGCCGCTGCGGAAGCACGGCTCCCCAGGGGGTCTCGACCGCTAATCAACCACGCTGGCCTCTCGCCGGGCTGTGTCGTCGACAACGTCTACGTCCTTCCCGGCATCCCATCGGAGATGGAGCGGATGTTCGAGTTGGTCGCCGAGGAGTTCAACGGCGACACCGAATCACGGTACCTCTACACCGAAGAGCCCGAGGCGAACCTGCTCGACCGGCTGGAGGATGTCCGCGACCGGTTCGGCGTTGCCGTCGGTTGCTATCCCGACCGCGAAGCCGGCCACAACCGCCTGCAGCTGAAGGCAACTGACCCCGACGCGCTTGACGACGCGGCCTCGTGGCTGGCTGATACCCTGGCCCTCGTTGACCCGGACGACGCCGCGTAG
- a CDS encoding DUF5814 domain-containing protein, translated as MAITDKIYVKNHRQLASQLDTSFPKSAFSGATLDVLFTGDGIAKLDDASRDRVLDFAEDFLDCDCQGHPHCGCPERKFIAYLLELRAQGLGPDAIVDVMGDDYMLYAYPGDVLSFLDNSVRTLEAAERLADVDGQNEAGEEIRRKRRELSG; from the coding sequence GTGGCGATAACGGACAAAATCTACGTCAAGAACCACAGACAGCTCGCCTCCCAGCTCGATACGAGTTTCCCGAAGAGTGCGTTCTCCGGAGCGACGCTTGACGTGTTGTTCACCGGCGACGGCATCGCCAAGCTTGACGACGCCTCCAGAGACCGGGTGCTGGATTTCGCCGAGGACTTTCTGGACTGTGACTGTCAGGGCCACCCCCACTGCGGCTGTCCGGAGCGGAAGTTCATCGCCTATCTCCTCGAACTACGGGCACAAGGGCTCGGCCCCGACGCCATCGTCGACGTGATGGGCGACGACTATATGTTGTATGCGTACCCGGGCGACGTCCTCTCGTTTCTCGACAACTCGGTCCGGACGCTTGAGGCGGCCGAGCGGCTGGCGGATGTCGACGGACAGAACGAGGCAGGCGAGGAAATACGGCGCAAGCGGCGCGAGCTTTCCGGTTAG
- a CDS encoding ribbon-helix-helix protein, CopG family, which translates to MGNKNKTISFRVNEEAFETLREIAEERDISLSAVFRDYVDTLVAHDGQVRVVPEHELKSGSASETADAAESFPPKVEVPKSFVREHERLELEAEHLREQLEEYKQYVTKLSQQVEEQEAEDVIQLEDLDGDESEEEPFRLG; encoded by the coding sequence ATGGGCAACAAAAACAAGACCATCTCCTTCCGGGTCAACGAGGAGGCGTTCGAGACCCTCCGGGAGATAGCCGAAGAGCGTGACATTTCGCTTTCGGCCGTCTTCCGCGACTACGTGGACACGCTGGTTGCCCACGACGGGCAGGTCCGGGTGGTCCCCGAACACGAGCTCAAGAGCGGTAGCGCCTCCGAGACCGCCGATGCAGCCGAGAGTTTCCCGCCGAAGGTCGAGGTGCCGAAGAGTTTCGTCCGCGAACACGAGCGGCTTGAGCTTGAGGCCGAACACCTCCGTGAACAGCTCGAAGAGTACAAGCAGTACGTCACGAAGCTCAGCCAGCAGGTCGAAGAGCAGGAAGCAGAAGACGTCATCCAGCTTGAGGACCTCGACGGCGATGAATCCGAAGAGGAGCCGTTCCGCCTCGGCTAA
- the hisI gene encoding phosphoribosyl-AMP cyclohydrolase: MSVDLAFDEQELLPAVAQDAESGDVLMLAYVSEEAVARSRETGYAHYYSRSREELWKKGGSSGHTQEIEEIRVDCDGDAILYLVEQAGGACHTGYDTCFHRTLDGDIVGEQVFDPEEIYE; encoded by the coding sequence ATGAGTGTCGACCTCGCCTTCGACGAACAGGAACTGTTGCCGGCGGTCGCACAGGACGCCGAGTCCGGCGACGTGCTCATGCTGGCGTACGTCTCCGAGGAGGCGGTCGCCCGGAGCCGCGAGACCGGCTACGCACACTACTACTCCCGAAGCCGCGAGGAGCTGTGGAAGAAAGGCGGCTCCAGCGGCCACACACAGGAGATAGAGGAAATCCGCGTCGACTGTGACGGCGACGCGATACTGTATCTGGTCGAGCAGGCCGGCGGCGCCTGCCACACCGGCTACGACACCTGTTTCCACCGGACCCTCGACGGCGACATCGTCGGCGAGCAGGTGTTCGACCCCGAGGAGATTTACGAGTGA
- a CDS encoding DUF7118 family protein yields MTEPSTADGDAPAEALDDAATRLDQLQSELEADGLDRSTLETLADAYRSVETVLDRWEERATDWDDFEGYVKFRNDLAGTLDSIPDDIPDREAFVDADSHVKTGGVSKSLNESDFEAAREALAPVRARAEQLDELQAAESALRDARKAAKRRLETLEDRIAELERAIELGDADLDAPVEKLKDPMADYNEGIEAAFEAFLGDASAREVLSFIQTAAETPLVEYTSPPEALVSYLDTEPAGDHTLSELLEYAEYSPSKLAHYVDDPDRLKRRVATNRTYLEGLSAAPLQLDWPPAAAETLRFQVSERLPLAAKLADEPTVTALRTVSERTRRDDYEELRTAAAAREELTKTERQRLQSGAIEAELEAAREERTRLRSALGRTD; encoded by the coding sequence ATGACGGAGCCATCGACGGCCGACGGGGACGCCCCCGCCGAGGCGCTCGACGACGCCGCCACCCGCCTCGACCAGCTACAGTCGGAGCTGGAGGCCGACGGCCTCGACCGCTCGACCCTTGAGACGCTCGCCGACGCCTATCGGTCCGTCGAGACGGTCCTCGACCGCTGGGAGGAGCGGGCGACCGACTGGGACGACTTCGAGGGATACGTCAAGTTCCGCAACGACCTCGCGGGGACGCTCGATTCGATACCCGATGACATCCCGGACCGCGAGGCGTTTGTAGACGCCGACAGCCACGTCAAGACGGGCGGCGTCTCGAAATCACTCAACGAAAGCGATTTCGAGGCCGCCCGCGAGGCGCTCGCCCCGGTGCGGGCGCGCGCCGAGCAACTCGACGAGTTACAGGCGGCGGAGTCGGCGCTGCGGGACGCACGAAAGGCGGCAAAGCGCCGGCTCGAAACACTCGAAGACCGGATAGCGGAGCTCGAACGGGCCATCGAGCTCGGCGATGCCGACCTCGATGCGCCGGTCGAGAAGCTCAAAGACCCGATGGCCGACTACAATGAGGGTATCGAGGCGGCGTTCGAGGCGTTCCTCGGCGACGCGTCGGCCCGTGAGGTGCTCTCGTTCATCCAGACAGCCGCTGAAACACCGCTTGTCGAGTACACGTCGCCCCCGGAGGCGCTGGTGTCGTATCTCGACACCGAGCCGGCCGGCGACCACACCCTCAGCGAACTCCTAGAGTACGCGGAGTACTCGCCGTCGAAGTTGGCCCACTACGTCGACGACCCCGACCGGTTGAAGCGGCGGGTGGCGACAAACCGGACGTATCTTGAGGGGCTGTCTGCTGCCCCGCTCCAGCTTGATTGGCCCCCGGCGGCTGCCGAAACGCTCCGGTTCCAGGTGAGCGAGCGCCTGCCACTTGCGGCGAAGCTGGCAGACGAGCCGACGGTCACTGCGTTGCGGACGGTCAGCGAGCGCACCCGCCGCGATGACTACGAAGAACTACGGACGGCTGCGGCCGCTCGCGAAGAGCTGACGAAGACGGAGCGACAGCGGCTCCAGAGCGGTGCTATCGAGGCTGAACTGGAGGCTGCACGCGAAGAGCGCACACGGCTTCGCTCGGCGCTTGGACGGACCGATTAA
- the glmM gene encoding phosphoglucosamine mutase, with amino-acid sequence MDVFGSSGVRGVVGEKLTPPFVGRVAAAAATVLDADTMAVARDTRTSGQLFADAAASALAAVGCSVARLGVVPTPGAQAYADRTGRPVVMITASHNPPAYNGVKLVGGDGTELPRATLETIEDRLLAEDFDLVGYDAVGSSTRIPDAPETYVEELLDRLATDGLRERLAAAEPTVAIDPGNGAGCVTSPRFFRELGCDVVTVNGQPDGHFPGRDPEPVADNLGSLRRLVRSTDADLGIAHDGDADRAMFVDETGSHIEGDAALAALADAELEPGDAVVSAVNVSQRLVDVVADADAELELTQIGSTYLISRIRKLRREGTSVPVAGEGNGGIMFPDYRIARDGAYTAARFLALVADRPASDVVADYSGYAYLRANIEYDHPDEREAMLVAAEKVAEDADAELTTTDGYRLDYGDAWVLVRPSGTEPLVRLYAEAGDRARAQTLLETFRDPMEDAQAEA; translated from the coding sequence ATGGACGTATTCGGGTCGAGCGGAGTCCGCGGCGTCGTCGGCGAGAAACTGACCCCGCCGTTTGTCGGCAGGGTCGCCGCGGCGGCGGCGACGGTACTCGACGCCGACACCATGGCCGTCGCACGGGACACGCGGACAAGCGGGCAGCTGTTTGCCGACGCCGCGGCCAGCGCCCTCGCGGCTGTCGGCTGCTCTGTCGCCCGGCTTGGCGTCGTCCCCACGCCGGGCGCACAGGCCTACGCCGACCGCACCGGCCGACCGGTCGTGATGATTACCGCCAGCCACAATCCACCAGCATACAACGGCGTCAAACTCGTCGGCGGTGACGGGACCGAACTTCCCCGAGCGACGCTCGAAACAATCGAGGACCGGCTACTCGCCGAGGACTTCGACCTCGTCGGCTACGACGCGGTCGGGAGTTCGACCCGAATCCCGGACGCACCGGAGACCTACGTCGAAGAGCTTCTCGACCGGTTGGCGACCGATGGCCTCCGTGAGCGGCTAGCCGCCGCCGAGCCGACCGTCGCTATCGACCCTGGCAACGGCGCTGGTTGTGTGACCAGCCCCCGCTTTTTCCGCGAACTCGGCTGCGATGTGGTTACGGTCAACGGACAGCCGGACGGCCACTTCCCCGGCCGGGACCCGGAGCCAGTTGCCGACAACCTCGGGTCGCTCCGCCGGCTCGTCCGCTCGACTGACGCCGACCTCGGCATCGCGCATGACGGCGACGCCGACCGAGCGATGTTCGTCGATGAGACCGGGAGCCACATCGAGGGCGACGCCGCGCTCGCTGCCCTTGCGGACGCCGAACTGGAGCCGGGCGACGCTGTTGTCTCAGCGGTCAACGTTTCACAGCGGCTTGTCGATGTCGTCGCCGATGCGGACGCGGAACTTGAGCTGACACAAATCGGCAGCACATACCTCATCAGCCGCATCCGGAAGCTCCGCCGTGAGGGCACATCGGTCCCCGTCGCCGGCGAGGGCAACGGCGGCATCATGTTTCCCGACTACCGTATTGCCCGCGATGGGGCCTACACGGCCGCCCGGTTTCTGGCGCTTGTCGCCGACCGGCCAGCCAGCGATGTCGTCGCCGACTACAGCGGCTACGCGTATCTCCGTGCCAACATCGAATACGACCACCCCGACGAGCGCGAGGCGATGCTCGTCGCCGCCGAAAAAGTCGCCGAGGACGCGGATGCGGAACTGACGACTACCGACGGCTATCGGCTCGATTACGGCGACGCGTGGGTGCTTGTCCGGCCGAGCGGTACCGAACCGCTGGTGCGTCTTTACGCGGAAGCCGGCGATAGAGCGCGGGCACAGACACTGCTTGAGACGTTCCGCGACCCGATGGAAGACGCACAAGCAGAGGCTTAA
- a CDS encoding HVO_0234 family beta-propeller protein → MSDEDISIHEKRVYADKSATTTALVASSVGVTEVKISDDIVGEFSLAHRCQARDVATGNGRAAVATEADVLVGVDGEFVDTGFGPASAVGYGDGLVAAGGGRIARYDGDDWEQLSTVENVRAIDGDFAAAAGGVYRLDGTHVGLDDAYDVVGGAEPLAATGSGLYYLANGWMEAADGSFHAVAGGSSTAAHAVGDGTLFEQNEEWTAVELPTEESVVDVAHGDGAYAVTETGTVLATVGDGWRHRALGLPDVSGLAVL, encoded by the coding sequence ATGAGCGACGAGGACATCAGCATCCACGAAAAGCGCGTCTACGCCGACAAGTCGGCAACGACGACGGCGCTTGTCGCCTCAAGCGTCGGCGTCACCGAGGTCAAAATCTCCGACGACATCGTCGGGGAGTTCTCGCTCGCCCACCGGTGTCAGGCGAGGGATGTCGCGACCGGGAACGGACGGGCAGCCGTTGCGACCGAGGCGGACGTACTCGTCGGCGTCGACGGCGAGTTCGTCGACACTGGGTTCGGGCCGGCGAGTGCGGTCGGCTACGGGGACGGTCTCGTTGCGGCCGGTGGCGGCCGCATAGCCCGCTACGACGGCGACGACTGGGAGCAGTTGTCGACCGTTGAGAACGTTCGGGCCATCGACGGTGATTTCGCGGCCGCGGCCGGCGGTGTCTACCGCCTCGATGGCACGCACGTCGGCCTCGACGATGCCTACGATGTCGTCGGGGGTGCAGAGCCGCTTGCAGCAACTGGGTCGGGGCTGTACTATCTGGCAAACGGCTGGATGGAAGCCGCAGACGGGAGCTTCCACGCCGTCGCAGGCGGCTCATCGACGGCGGCTCATGCTGTCGGTGACGGAACGCTCTTCGAGCAAAACGAAGAATGGACGGCCGTCGAGCTACCGACCGAAGAGTCGGTCGTCGACGTCGCTCACGGCGACGGCGCTTACGCGGTCACGGAAACCGGGACTGTTCTTGCGACCGTCGGCGATGGCTGGCGGCACCGAGCGCTCGGACTCCCTGACGTGTCCGGGCTCGCTGTGCTTTGA